One window from the genome of Candidatus Methanomethylicota archaeon encodes:
- a CDS encoding ParB N-terminal domain-containing protein: protein MALSLQISLMGFSEELALAPVDKLHPHEEIIPSILDKLVGEIRRSGVFKDPILVDSNSNVVLDGMHRLAASKIIGFKWIPVCYVDYMSDSVRVYRWWRVISGSGFREFVEKSFNAEFLGRDYIDIYVSKYPLLIFRDGFYLFHTSGVFESLWLVKDLEANFSSRGFIVNYDLESDAISKLDSGECSAVLTLPGVSKGDVISLAVSGKVFPHKSTRHVFPFRPMGINLPLNVLFMDSFEEASLMFLNHIKSRAVRIYPPGSILDRKYDEYLYVFEG from the coding sequence ATGGCATTGTCTTTGCAGATATCCCTTATGGGTTTCAGTGAAGAGTTGGCTTTAGCCCCCGTGGATAAGCTTCATCCACATGAAGAGATCATTCCATCGATTTTGGATAAGCTTGTGGGGGAGATTAGGAGGAGTGGCGTTTTTAAGGATCCAATACTTGTGGATTCCAATTCCAATGTTGTTTTGGATGGTATGCATAGGCTTGCAGCATCTAAGATTATTGGGTTTAAGTGGATTCCTGTCTGTTATGTGGATTACATGAGTGATAGTGTTAGGGTTTATAGGTGGTGGAGGGTTATTTCAGGTAGTGGTTTTAGGGAGTTTGTTGAGAAATCTTTCAATGCTGAATTCCTTGGCAGGGATTATATTGATATTTATGTTTCAAAGTACCCATTGCTGATCTTCAGAGATGGCTTCTATCTTTTCCATACAAGTGGGGTTTTTGAATCTCTATGGTTGGTTAAGGATTTGGAGGCTAATTTCTCATCAAGGGGGTTCATTGTAAACTATGATCTTGAATCCGACGCCATCTCTAAACTTGATTCTGGGGAGTGCTCTGCAGTTTTAACCCTTCCAGGCGTTTCGAAGGGGGATGTGATTTCATTGGCTGTTTCAGGTAAGGTTTTCCCACATAAATCCACTAGACATGTTTTCCCATTTAGACCTATGGGCATAAATTTGCCATTAAATGTGTTGTTTATGGATAGCTTTGAGGAAGCATCCTTAATGTTTTTGAATCACATTAAAAGTAGGGCTGTAAGGATATATCCTCCTGGTAGCATTCTTGATAGGAAGTATGATGAATATTTGTATGTGTTTGAGGGGTGA
- a CDS encoding radical SAM protein, with translation MDLTSIPLRKMILKEKYGEKLPEKSIMKASSDHHAKRRPRPCGLTIHPAIGCVNQCIYCYIQDMGYNFNNITPYGLSGAEMVYALLSNPYFMPTINGTYIAIGSVTEPFHEKVRSKTMEYIKAFEELGNPVQFSTKEYIDEELAKKIAQIKIPISPLITIVTLKSKNVLEPKAPDIELRIKTIRNLRAEGLKPMVFIRPIIPGITDNEAEEIIDEAKRAGAVGIVAGSLRLTRSIMERMSKLGLNVKFIREAVEGEGAWKAKRRIMEIAEERGLKAFPSSCCANAYVSGTTCINLCKNAIREVPKANVEDVRNLVKNIVGKRVRDVIFNDNSIRILMEEKLTRREKDILKYDLRVILRRIVSIV, from the coding sequence ATGGATTTAACCAGCATACCACTAAGAAAGATGATTCTGAAGGAGAAGTATGGGGAGAAGCTCCCAGAGAAATCCATCATGAAGGCATCATCAGATCATCATGCCAAGAGGAGACCTAGACCATGCGGATTAACTATACATCCAGCCATAGGATGTGTAAACCAATGCATATACTGCTATATACAGGACATGGGATACAACTTCAACAACATAACACCATACGGTCTAAGTGGAGCTGAAATGGTATACGCACTACTATCAAACCCATACTTCATGCCAACAATAAATGGTACATACATTGCCATAGGAAGTGTGACAGAGCCATTCCATGAAAAAGTAAGGAGTAAGACAATGGAATACATAAAAGCCTTCGAAGAACTTGGAAACCCAGTTCAATTCTCCACAAAGGAATATATAGATGAGGAATTAGCTAAGAAAATAGCGCAAATAAAGATACCCATAAGCCCCCTAATAACAATAGTTACATTGAAAAGTAAAAATGTGCTGGAGCCAAAAGCACCAGACATAGAGCTGAGAATTAAAACCATAAGGAATCTTAGAGCTGAAGGGTTAAAGCCAATGGTCTTCATTAGACCAATAATTCCAGGGATAACGGATAATGAAGCTGAAGAAATAATTGATGAAGCTAAAAGGGCTGGAGCCGTAGGCATAGTTGCAGGATCACTAAGACTGACTAGGAGCATAATGGAGAGGATGAGTAAATTGGGATTAAATGTAAAATTCATAAGGGAAGCCGTTGAGGGGGAGGGGGCTTGGAAAGCTAAAAGGAGGATAATGGAGATAGCTGAAGAGAGAGGGCTTAAAGCATTCCCATCATCATGTTGTGCAAACGCCTACGTATCTGGAACAACATGCATAAACCTCTGCAAAAACGCCATAAGAGAAGTGCCTAAAGCCAACGTTGAAGACGTTAGAAACCTAGTAAAGAATATAGTGGGGAAAAGGGTGAGGGATGTAATTTTCAACGACAATTCAATCAGAATACTCATGGAAGAGAAGCTCACAAGAAGGGAGAAGGATATACTAAAATACGATCTTAGAGTAATATTGCGGAGAATTGTAAGTATAGTTTAA
- a CDS encoding histone family protein, whose protein sequence is MPELPLAPIERLVRKAGAYRVSVEAAEALREILEDMAIEISKEAIELAQHANRKTVTGEDIKLATKRLQKSLKYPV, encoded by the coding sequence ATGCCTGAACTCCCACTAGCACCCATAGAAAGATTGGTTCGAAAAGCTGGAGCTTACAGAGTAAGTGTAGAGGCAGCTGAAGCCCTAAGAGAAATACTGGAGGACATGGCTATAGAGATATCGAAGGAAGCAATAGAGCTAGCTCAACATGCAAATAGGAAGACAGTGACTGGAGAAGACATAAAACTGGCAACCAAAAGATTACAGAAAAGCTTGAAGTACCCAGTATAA
- a CDS encoding 30S ribosomal protein S17e gives MGKVRTKVVKNLAAKLLEKYPDLFTTDFEKNKRLVDELTDLRFKHLRNRVAGYITHLVKINMRASEAEEAEVAEVEGEAEAESSGG, from the coding sequence TTGGGGAAGGTGCGAACGAAGGTTGTGAAGAATTTGGCTGCGAAATTGTTGGAGAAGTATCCAGATCTTTTCACCACAGATTTTGAGAAGAATAAGCGTTTGGTTGATGAGTTGACTGACCTTAGATTTAAGCATTTACGGAATAGGGTTGCTGGCTACATTACCCATCTGGTTAAGATTAATATGCGTGCTTCAGAGGCTGAGGAGGCTGAAGTTGCTGAAGTGGAGGGTGAAGCTGAAGCGGAGTCTAGTGGAGGTTAA
- a CDS encoding MoaD/ThiS family protein encodes MKVRFLGHLKNIFDDGLMSLSGVGGRRLRDVLSMIYDLLGKASNEIFNGSPDRIRSSIILLVNEVSYDILGLDYIVSEDDELIFIPSVHGG; translated from the coding sequence TTGAAGGTTAGATTTCTAGGTCATTTGAAGAATATTTTTGATGATGGGTTGATGTCTCTGAGTGGAGTTGGGGGGAGGAGGCTTAGGGATGTTCTCTCAATGATTTATGATCTATTGGGAAAAGCTTCCAATGAGATATTTAATGGTTCACCCGATAGGATTCGTTCAAGCATAATCCTACTGGTCAATGAAGTTTCATATGATATCCTCGGATTAGATTACATTGTAAGTGAGGATGATGAGCTCATATTCATACCATCAGTTCATGGTGGATAG
- a CDS encoding CoA-binding protein, giving the protein MNLDFFFYPNSVAIVGASTVPGKVGYELVKSIVEAGFGGDIFPVNPKGGSILGLKVYSSVKSIPSTPDLAVIVTPAETVPGIVGECGSIGVKGVVVISGGFSEVGNRGLEEELVSHARKYGVRVIGPNSAGIINTSINFHACMEFRVPRGPVSLISQSGAVGGILFALAREGGVGFSKFVSCGNSCDVSEVDVLEYLLGDDETGSIALYLEAIRNGRRFIDVCRRFRGVKPIVAFKAGKSISGGRAAASHTGALASPYHIYSSLFRQFGILEAPSLSGLFSSSKFLGLGFRARGPRTIIVTNSGGPGVVATDLCESFGLIVSEPSENLKSRLRGFLPQICSLRNPIDLTATGGYDWYYGVLREVAISGEYDLALVICVPPSFTNPMEVAKAISDFHNLNMGMPIIPCFMYGDIVRECVKYLEGRGIPCTFTLEDAAYAAYSITRFGGGFFGSPIR; this is encoded by the coding sequence TTGAATTTGGACTTCTTCTTCTATCCTAATTCTGTGGCTATTGTGGGTGCATCGACAGTTCCAGGTAAGGTTGGGTATGAGCTTGTCAAGAGTATTGTTGAAGCAGGTTTTGGCGGGGATATATTTCCAGTTAACCCTAAGGGTGGGAGCATACTTGGATTGAAGGTTTATTCATCAGTTAAGAGTATACCATCAACTCCGGATTTAGCTGTAATTGTAACTCCAGCTGAAACTGTCCCCGGAATTGTTGGGGAGTGTGGTTCTATTGGCGTTAAGGGTGTTGTGGTTATCTCTGGAGGGTTTAGTGAGGTTGGGAATAGGGGGTTGGAGGAGGAGTTGGTTTCACATGCACGTAAGTATGGTGTTAGGGTTATTGGGCCTAATAGTGCTGGAATAATAAATACATCAATAAATTTCCATGCATGTATGGAGTTCAGAGTTCCAAGGGGACCTGTATCCCTAATATCTCAAAGTGGGGCTGTGGGGGGCATCCTATTTGCATTGGCTAGGGAGGGGGGTGTTGGTTTCAGCAAATTTGTTAGTTGTGGGAATTCTTGTGATGTGAGTGAAGTGGATGTTTTGGAGTATCTTCTTGGGGATGATGAAACTGGATCTATAGCCTTATATCTTGAGGCTATACGTAATGGACGTAGATTCATTGATGTTTGTAGGAGGTTTAGGGGGGTTAAACCTATAGTGGCATTTAAGGCTGGTAAATCTATTAGTGGTGGTAGGGCTGCTGCATCCCATACGGGGGCTTTAGCTTCACCATACCATATCTACTCATCCCTATTCAGGCAGTTTGGGATTCTTGAAGCTCCAAGTCTCAGTGGCTTATTTTCATCATCAAAATTTCTAGGTTTAGGTTTTAGGGCTCGGGGACCTAGAACCATAATAGTTACCAATTCAGGTGGACCTGGGGTTGTAGCCACGGATCTATGTGAATCTTTTGGCTTAATAGTATCTGAACCCTCTGAGAATTTGAAATCCAGGCTTAGAGGCTTCCTACCACAAATATGCTCATTGAGGAATCCAATAGACTTAACTGCCACTGGTGGTTATGATTGGTATTATGGTGTTTTGAGGGAAGTTGCAATTTCAGGGGAGTATGATTTAGCTTTAGTCATATGTGTCCCGCCAAGCTTTACTAACCCCATGGAGGTTGCTAAAGCTATAAGTGACTTCCATAACTTGAATATGGGTATGCCCATAATTCCATGCTTCATGTATGGAGATATTGTTAGGGAATGTGTTAAATATTTGGAGGGGAGAGGTATTCCATGTACATTCACATTGGAGGATGCTGCTTATGCAGCTTACTCGATAACACGTTTTGGAGGTGGATTTTTTGGATCCCCTATTAGGTGA